From one Macaca nemestrina isolate mMacNem1 chromosome 5, mMacNem.hap1, whole genome shotgun sequence genomic stretch:
- the LOC105489521 gene encoding bis(5'-adenosyl)-triphosphatase ENPP4 isoform X1 — MKLLVILLFSGLITGCRSDSSSSLPPKLLLVSFDGFRADYLKNYEFPHLQNFIKEGVLVEHVKNVFITKTFPNHYSIVTGLYEESHGIVANSMYDAVTKKHFSDSNDKDPFWWNEAVPIWVTNQLQENRSSAAAMWPGTDVPIHNTTSSYFMNYNSSVSFEERLNNITMWLNNSNPPVTFATLYWEEPDASGHKYGPEDKENMSRVLKKIDDLIGDLVQKLKMLGLWENLNVIITSDHGMTQCSQDRLINLDVCIDHSYYTLIDLSPVAAILPKINRTEVYNKLKNCNSHMNVYLKEDIPNRFYYQHNDRIQPIILVANEGWTIVLNKSSQKLGDHGYDNSLPSMHPFLAAHGPAFHKGYKHSTINIVDIYPMMCHILGLKPHPNNGTFGHTKCLLVDQWCINLPEAIAIVVGSLLVLTTLTCLIIIMQNRLSVPRPFSRLQLQEDDDDPLIG; from the exons ATGAAGTTATTAGTAATACTTTTGTTTTCTGGACTTATTACTGGTTGTAGAAGTGACTCTTCCTCTAGTTTGCCACCTAAGTTACTACTAGTATCCTTTGATGGATTCAGAGCTGATTATCTGAAGAACTATGAATTTCCTCATCTCCAGAATTTTATCAAAGAAGGTGTCTTGGTAGAgcatgttaaaaatgtttttatcacAAAAACATTTCCAAACCACTACAGTATTGTGACAGGCTTGTATGAAGAAAGCCATGGCATTGTGGCTAATTCCATGTATGATGCAGTcacaaagaaacatttttctgaCTCTAATGACAAGGATCCTTTTTGGTGGAATGAGGCAGTACCTATTTGGGTGACCAATCAGCTTCAGGAAAACAGATCAAGTGCTGCTGCTATGTGGCCTGGTACTGATGTACCCATTCACAATACCACCTCTTCCTATTTTATGAATTACAACTCCTCAGTGTCATTTGAGGAAAGACTAAATAATATTACTATGTGGCTAAACAATTCAAACCCACCAGTCACCTTTGCAACACTCTATTGGGAAGAACCAGATGCAAGTGGCCACAAGTATGGACCtgaagataaagaaaacatgagcAGAGTGTTGAAAAAAATAGATGATCTTATCGGTGACTTAGTCCAAAAACTCAAGATGTTAGGGCTGTGGGAAAATCTTAATGTGATCATTACAAGTGATCATGGGATGACCCAGTGTTCTCAGGATAGACTGATAAACTTGGATGTCTGCATCGATCATTCATACTACACTCTTATAGATTTGAGCCCAGTTGCTGCAATACTTCccaaaataa atAGAACAGAGGTTTACAACAAACTGAAAAACTGTAACTCTCATATGAATGTTTATCTCAAAGAAGACATTCCTAACAGATTTTATTACCAACATAATGATCGGATTCAGCCCATTATTTTGGTTGCAAATGAAGGCTGGACAATTGTGCTAAATAAATCATCACAAAAAT tagGTGACCATGGTTATGATAATTCTTTGCCTAGTATGCATCCATTTCTAGCTGCCCACGGACCTGCATTTCACAAAGGCTACAAGCATAGCACAATTAACATTGTGGATATTTATCCAATGATGTGCCACATCCTGGGATTAAAACCACATCCCAATAATGGGACTTTTGGTCATACTAAGTGCTTGTTAGTTGACCAGTGGTGCATCAATCTGCCAGAAGCCATCGCAATTGTTGtcggttcactcttggtgttaaCCACGCTAACATGCCTCATAATAATCATGCAGAATAGACTTTCTGTACCTCGTCCATTTTCTCGACTTCAGCTacaagaagatgatgatgatccTTTAATTGGGTGA
- the LOC105489521 gene encoding bis(5'-adenosyl)-triphosphatase ENPP4 isoform X2 — translation MKLLVILLFSGLITGCRSDSSSSLPPKLLLVSFDGFRADYLKNYEFPHLQNFIKEGVLVEHVKNVFITKTFPNHYSIVTGLYEESHGIVANSMYDAVTKKHFSDSNDKDPFWWNEAVPIWVTNQLQENRSSAAAMWPGTDVPIHNTTSSYFMNYNSSVSFEERLNNITMWLNNSNPPVTFATLYWEEPDASGHKYGPEDKENMSRVLKKIDDLIGDLVQKLKMLGLWENLNVIITSDHGMTQCSQDRLINLDVCIDHSYYTLIDLSPVAAILPKINRTEVYNKLKNCNSHMNVYLKEDIPNRFYYQHNDRIQPIILVANEGWTIVLNKSSQKCDHGYDNSLPSMHPFLAAHGPAFHKGYKHSTINIVDIYPMMCHILGLKPHPNNGTFGHTKCLLVDQWCINLPEAIAIVVGSLLVLTTLTCLIIIMQNRLSVPRPFSRLQLQEDDDDPLIG, via the exons ATGAAGTTATTAGTAATACTTTTGTTTTCTGGACTTATTACTGGTTGTAGAAGTGACTCTTCCTCTAGTTTGCCACCTAAGTTACTACTAGTATCCTTTGATGGATTCAGAGCTGATTATCTGAAGAACTATGAATTTCCTCATCTCCAGAATTTTATCAAAGAAGGTGTCTTGGTAGAgcatgttaaaaatgtttttatcacAAAAACATTTCCAAACCACTACAGTATTGTGACAGGCTTGTATGAAGAAAGCCATGGCATTGTGGCTAATTCCATGTATGATGCAGTcacaaagaaacatttttctgaCTCTAATGACAAGGATCCTTTTTGGTGGAATGAGGCAGTACCTATTTGGGTGACCAATCAGCTTCAGGAAAACAGATCAAGTGCTGCTGCTATGTGGCCTGGTACTGATGTACCCATTCACAATACCACCTCTTCCTATTTTATGAATTACAACTCCTCAGTGTCATTTGAGGAAAGACTAAATAATATTACTATGTGGCTAAACAATTCAAACCCACCAGTCACCTTTGCAACACTCTATTGGGAAGAACCAGATGCAAGTGGCCACAAGTATGGACCtgaagataaagaaaacatgagcAGAGTGTTGAAAAAAATAGATGATCTTATCGGTGACTTAGTCCAAAAACTCAAGATGTTAGGGCTGTGGGAAAATCTTAATGTGATCATTACAAGTGATCATGGGATGACCCAGTGTTCTCAGGATAGACTGATAAACTTGGATGTCTGCATCGATCATTCATACTACACTCTTATAGATTTGAGCCCAGTTGCTGCAATACTTCccaaaataa atAGAACAGAGGTTTACAACAAACTGAAAAACTGTAACTCTCATATGAATGTTTATCTCAAAGAAGACATTCCTAACAGATTTTATTACCAACATAATGATCGGATTCAGCCCATTATTTTGGTTGCAAATGAAGGCTGGACAATTGTGCTAAATAAATCATCACAAAAAT GTGACCATGGTTATGATAATTCTTTGCCTAGTATGCATCCATTTCTAGCTGCCCACGGACCTGCATTTCACAAAGGCTACAAGCATAGCACAATTAACATTGTGGATATTTATCCAATGATGTGCCACATCCTGGGATTAAAACCACATCCCAATAATGGGACTTTTGGTCATACTAAGTGCTTGTTAGTTGACCAGTGGTGCATCAATCTGCCAGAAGCCATCGCAATTGTTGtcggttcactcttggtgttaaCCACGCTAACATGCCTCATAATAATCATGCAGAATAGACTTTCTGTACCTCGTCCATTTTCTCGACTTCAGCTacaagaagatgatgatgatccTTTAATTGGGTGA